The following are encoded together in the Verrucomicrobia bacterium CG1_02_43_26 genome:
- a CDS encoding [protein-PII] uridylyltransferase translates to MINRLAYRMDTIKERIRKDADHILQLQHLDGDQGRLRVSESFLKKGHLLLLGLHRKGASGKEIVSLNAFLMDTFIQHLYDYALKTYTEKHGSWPYPISIIALGGYGRSELSPFSDVDIMFLYPHKMNPALIEGFLEHLSEKILYPLWDLKLKVGHSTRTITEAIHEAKINVYTKNSLLEARLISGSKRLFNFFQEKYTAFIQESDSKKEIEEFLAHSNLRRSKFSHTPFLQEPNIKNGVGGLRDYQNILWMVRVYWNIDSLKALLDQCYITENEYNQLTRAYDFLLSVRNEIHFQSDTASDILSLERQPQIAENLGYHDHDVFKRVEAFMRDYYEHTHNIQQIASFIETRLLRLSTTTPPQKFSFRNLLKRDKEVQETIDGFVLKEDKFFAVNENVFIENPIRLIRIYRYCQQYSATMDSELVRLIRNSLDLITQDVIRDEGANKCLRSILQTSGEVYPALFNMHAHGTLSAFLPEFAPLTHLVQHEHYHRYTADIHTLNTIRVLDNVFNLVDDEASQYAKAIRKTTRPSLLYLIMLLHDIGKSVGIKGHSKTGMDIAAPMLDRIGINPKQKEIVLFIIKNHLEMVRQWQRYDVDDPETAKNFADFVKDPELLHYLYVQTYCDAKGTAKDLWNSYKEILHTKLYRKTLACFDADAHYLTNRINSKKVAYNDLVKSIFPDFTEEQIQEDLALIPNKYFILFTPEEMQLHLSMLKQLYALPSDPKSYNSPIVHWKEDLDQSLTTVSIITRDHKGLFSELTGAFSAVGLNILSSKAITRRDAITIDTFYVASGDNQPIQNEKLRLQFRAQLDDIIIKHKDPLPAIIAQVKKASTPFAKQRDNYKLRAAACVNVYKDNQLGKIIIEVQGMDRIGLLYHMASAISDHDFSISFARITTEHGIAMDTFHIESLSDPTHVASRLIDLREALNKIVGASD, encoded by the coding sequence ATGATAAACAGGTTAGCCTACCGAATGGATACAATAAAGGAACGCATAAGAAAGGACGCTGATCACATCCTCCAATTACAGCACCTCGATGGGGATCAAGGGCGCTTACGCGTCAGTGAATCATTTCTAAAAAAGGGTCATCTTCTTCTCCTCGGTCTCCATAGAAAGGGCGCATCCGGTAAAGAGATCGTCTCCCTTAATGCTTTTTTAATGGATACTTTCATTCAGCATTTGTATGACTATGCCTTAAAAACGTATACCGAAAAGCATGGCTCATGGCCTTACCCGATCAGTATTATCGCCCTCGGAGGCTATGGTAGATCAGAGCTCTCTCCTTTTAGCGATGTGGATATTATGTTCCTCTACCCTCATAAAATGAATCCTGCTCTCATCGAGGGTTTCTTAGAGCATTTATCAGAAAAAATCCTCTACCCGCTTTGGGATCTAAAACTCAAGGTAGGCCACTCCACACGCACGATTACAGAGGCAATCCACGAGGCAAAAATTAACGTCTATACGAAAAATTCTCTCCTGGAGGCTCGTCTCATCTCTGGCTCAAAAAGGTTGTTTAATTTTTTCCAGGAAAAATATACCGCGTTTATCCAAGAATCTGACTCTAAGAAAGAAATTGAGGAGTTCTTAGCGCATTCTAACTTGCGTCGTTCCAAATTCAGCCATACGCCTTTCTTACAAGAGCCCAATATTAAAAATGGTGTCGGCGGGCTGCGCGATTACCAAAACATACTCTGGATGGTGCGTGTCTACTGGAATATCGATTCTTTAAAAGCGTTACTCGATCAGTGCTATATCACCGAAAATGAATACAACCAACTCACGCGTGCCTACGATTTCCTCCTGAGTGTGCGTAACGAAATCCATTTCCAAAGCGATACCGCCTCAGACATTCTTAGCCTGGAGCGCCAACCTCAGATCGCCGAAAATTTAGGGTACCATGATCACGATGTCTTCAAACGCGTTGAAGCGTTTATGCGTGATTATTATGAACACACACACAACATCCAGCAAATCGCTTCTTTCATAGAGACTCGCCTACTTCGGCTCTCCACCACCACACCGCCTCAAAAATTCTCTTTCCGGAACTTGCTTAAGCGCGATAAGGAAGTTCAAGAAACGATCGATGGTTTCGTTCTCAAGGAGGATAAGTTCTTCGCCGTAAACGAAAATGTTTTTATTGAAAACCCTATTCGGCTCATTCGTATTTATCGCTACTGCCAGCAATACAGCGCAACCATGGATTCCGAGCTCGTTCGCTTGATAAGAAATTCCTTGGATCTGATCACCCAAGATGTCATTCGTGATGAGGGTGCCAATAAATGTCTTCGTTCCATTCTCCAAACTTCCGGAGAAGTCTACCCTGCCTTGTTTAATATGCACGCGCATGGAACGCTAAGCGCTTTCCTCCCCGAATTCGCCCCGCTCACACACCTGGTCCAACACGAGCACTATCATCGCTACACAGCAGATATCCACACGCTCAACACCATTCGCGTCTTGGATAATGTCTTTAACTTGGTCGATGATGAGGCTTCTCAGTACGCAAAAGCTATTCGTAAAACCACCCGGCCTTCTCTTCTCTATTTAATCATGCTGCTTCATGACATCGGTAAATCCGTTGGCATAAAAGGTCACAGCAAAACGGGCATGGACATCGCTGCTCCCATGTTGGATCGTATCGGCATTAATCCCAAGCAAAAGGAGATCGTTCTTTTCATCATAAAAAATCACTTGGAAATGGTGCGCCAATGGCAGCGTTACGATGTCGATGACCCCGAAACTGCCAAAAATTTTGCGGACTTTGTTAAAGACCCCGAGCTACTTCACTACCTCTATGTGCAAACGTACTGCGATGCCAAGGGCACAGCCAAGGATCTCTGGAATAGCTACAAGGAAATTTTGCATACTAAATTATACCGAAAAACACTCGCCTGCTTCGATGCGGATGCCCATTACCTCACCAACCGTATCAACTCTAAAAAGGTAGCTTATAATGATCTCGTAAAAAGTATTTTTCCCGATTTTACAGAAGAGCAAATCCAGGAGGACTTAGCGCTCATTCCTAATAAATATTTTATTCTCTTCACGCCGGAAGAAATGCAGCTCCACTTGAGCATGCTCAAACAGCTTTATGCCCTACCTTCTGATCCCAAAAGCTATAACTCCCCCATCGTCCACTGGAAGGAGGATCTGGATCAAAGTCTTACAACCGTAAGCATTATCACGCGTGACCACAAGGGTCTCTTTTCTGAGCTCACAGGCGCTTTCTCCGCCGTCGGTTTAAATATCCTCAGCTCAAAGGCCATCACTCGCAGAGATGCTATCACCATAGATACCTTTTATGTCGCCTCAGGGGATAACCAGCCCATTCAAAACGAAAAGCTCCGTCTCCAATTTCGTGCACAGTTGGATGATATCATTATCAAACACAAGGATCCTCTTCCGGCCATCATCGCCCAGGTCAAAAAGGCAAGCACGCCTTTCGCAAAGCAAAGGGATAACTACAAACTCCGCGCCGCCGCTTGTGTCAATGTATACAAGGATAACCAGTTAGGCAAAATTATCATCGAAGTCCAGGGCATGGATAGAATCGGCTTGCTCTACCACATGGCAAGCGCCATCTCAGATCATGACTTCAGTATCTCTTTCGCCAGAATCACCACAGAGCATGGTATCGCAATGGATACGTTTCATATCGAAAGCCTTTCAGACCCCACACACGTTGCCTCAAGGCTCATCGATCTTCGCGAGGCGCTTAATAAAATCGTAGGTGCCAGCGATTGA
- a CDS encoding glycerol-3-phosphate dehydrogenase, translating into MNVTIFGSGAWGTALAIHLCKLNHTVTLVPRRLELAMELNDARENRDYLPGFGFDPNLQIGFEIAPAIMEADVIILACPSQGLRPLVNDIKKHLPAAENLQAIISLSKGLDVDSLQLPVDILKAVIPNIPFGVLSGPNFASEIAEALPAASVLAIHADSALTESIQNSFSNKNFRVYLSTDVTGVELGGCLKNVYAIGAGICDGLKLGYNTKAAYLTRALHELVKLGTQLGGDKDTFYGLSGFGDLIATCTAPKSRNRSFGQNIAEGKSTNDLLANRKTVVEGMNATDCFFRLAQKNHVETPILNELYEVLYHQKSPSKALYTLMTRELKAETL; encoded by the coding sequence ATGAATGTGACTATTTTTGGCTCCGGCGCTTGGGGAACCGCTCTCGCAATTCATTTATGCAAACTCAACCACACCGTCACGCTCGTACCAAGGCGTTTAGAGCTAGCGATGGAGCTTAATGATGCTCGTGAAAACAGGGATTACTTACCGGGCTTCGGCTTCGATCCCAACCTGCAAATCGGTTTCGAAATTGCTCCTGCCATTATGGAGGCGGATGTCATCATCCTCGCCTGCCCTTCTCAGGGTCTGCGGCCTTTGGTTAATGATATTAAAAAACACCTCCCCGCGGCGGAAAATCTTCAAGCCATTATCAGTCTCAGCAAGGGTCTGGATGTGGATTCCTTGCAACTGCCGGTTGATATATTAAAAGCTGTCATCCCCAATATTCCTTTCGGCGTGCTCTCTGGCCCAAATTTCGCAAGCGAAATCGCTGAAGCACTACCGGCCGCGTCTGTCTTGGCAATTCATGCTGATAGCGCGTTAACGGAATCAATACAAAATAGTTTCAGTAACAAAAATTTTCGTGTCTACTTGTCTACTGATGTTACTGGCGTTGAACTCGGGGGTTGTTTGAAAAATGTTTACGCAATCGGTGCGGGCATCTGCGATGGTCTTAAATTAGGCTATAACACCAAAGCCGCCTATCTCACGCGCGCTTTACACGAGCTCGTTAAGCTGGGCACGCAGCTGGGGGGAGATAAGGATACTTTTTACGGCTTAAGTGGCTTTGGCGACCTTATCGCCACGTGTACAGCTCCCAAGAGTCGTAATCGTAGCTTTGGCCAGAATATCGCCGAGGGTAAAAGTACAAATGACCTTCTCGCAAACCGTAAAACCGTTGTAGAGGGCATGAATGCCACGGATTGTTTCTTTCGATTAGCTCAAAAAAATCATGTCGAAACGCCTATTTTAAACGAACTCTACGAAGTCTTGTATCACCAAAAGTCCCCCAGCAAGGCCCTTTACACTTTAATGACAAGAGAGCTTAAGGCTGAAACACTATAA
- a CDS encoding SET domain-containing protein-lysine N-methyltransferase — MQKKLYKLSKSGIHNRGLFAAVDIPKGTRVIEYLGEKITKAESERRAIAWENDARKKGKGLVYIFELNQRYDIDGNIPKNDARFINHSCEPNCEAEVIRGHIWILSLRDIKAGEELTYDYGYDLAHFMDHPCLCGTPSCPGFIVRSDFRARLKRMLAKTRAKKKAHSE, encoded by the coding sequence ATGCAAAAAAAATTATACAAGCTGAGTAAATCCGGCATCCACAACCGTGGCTTATTTGCCGCAGTAGACATCCCTAAGGGCACACGTGTTATCGAATACCTGGGTGAGAAAATTACCAAGGCTGAATCCGAGCGCCGTGCGATTGCCTGGGAAAATGATGCTAGAAAAAAGGGCAAGGGTCTTGTCTATATTTTCGAGCTCAACCAGCGTTACGACATCGATGGCAATATTCCTAAAAACGATGCTCGCTTTATTAACCACTCTTGCGAGCCTAACTGCGAAGCTGAAGTTATTCGGGGCCATATCTGGATTCTCTCGCTTAGAGACATCAAAGCGGGCGAAGAGCTCACGTATGATTATGGTTACGACCTCGCGCATTTCATGGATCATCCTTGCCTCTGTGGCACTCCGTCTTGCCCGGGCTTCATCGTCCGTTCCGATTTCCGTGCTCGTCTAAAAAGAATGTTGGCAAAAACACGCGCTAAAAAGAAGGCTCACAGCGAATGA
- a CDS encoding DNA topoisomerase III produces MKTLVIAEKPSVAADFARVLGKFTKNGNHFENDSMIIACAIGHIVELFMPQDIDKKFKWWSLATLPIIPEKFKTKPIEKQKDRFNELKKLMSREDVGSLINACDAGREGELIFTYIYDLAKCKKPVKRLWLSSMTKEAIIDSFKNLRDGEEMKPLQDAARCRSESDWLIGINGTRAITGRMFGQRSRQMATVGRVQTPTLTLVYEREKLIKNFIPTAFWRLRGDFSLSEGDYVGYFVKPNFKKGDNEHDRADRIWEKPEAERILTAAQSFEKGLVTDTKKRTRQNAPLLYDLTSLQRDANTRFSFPAGKTLKVAQSLYEKHKLITYPRTDAKALPEDYPETCAGVLKNLQGGYQELANRVLKNNWVIPSNKRVFDNKKISDHFAIIPTDIVPNNLSIDEEKIYDLIVRRFIAIFYPAAEFDVTTRITTLGEYDFKTEGKVLVIPGWMEVHGRASLQQDNLPPFSEKDGSPAQADVNEVALEEEATTPPPRYSEATLLSAMEGAGKFVEDEELADAMKEKGLGTPATRAQIIEHLIREHYLERDQRELIPTVKAESLIEFLKHADIAQLTSPTMTGEWEFRLHQIEHGKLSRKDFMDGITEMTEKIVQNTKQFEETKLAEESDLISPSDNLPMMESLRAYRSQDEKVTIYKIMGNRKLSKDEIRTLFKDRVLGPLDDFKSKAGKPFSAMLKMDDEYKVKFDFGSSGDDSSSGVPENIEQYPVVGQCPKAKLGLCTHKDGKIYETPTAYICENHNKEGTNCSFRVSRTLLSRAIPTDQFQKLLTEKKTDLIDKFRSKKTNRYFSAHLILKDDGTIGFEFAPKEPKAAKKTATKKVAKKKTATKKKVTKSETEDEAEEE; encoded by the coding sequence ATGAAAACGCTTGTCATCGCAGAAAAACCAAGTGTCGCAGCAGATTTTGCTCGTGTCTTGGGTAAATTTACAAAAAATGGTAATCATTTTGAGAATGATTCCATGATCATTGCTTGCGCGATCGGCCACATCGTAGAGCTTTTCATGCCTCAGGATATTGACAAAAAATTTAAATGGTGGAGTCTCGCAACGCTTCCTATCATCCCCGAAAAATTTAAAACTAAACCGATCGAAAAACAAAAGGATCGTTTCAATGAGCTTAAAAAACTCATGTCGCGTGAGGATGTCGGTTCTTTGATCAACGCTTGTGACGCCGGTCGCGAGGGTGAACTTATTTTTACTTATATTTACGACCTCGCAAAATGCAAAAAACCGGTTAAGCGTCTCTGGCTCTCTTCCATGACAAAGGAGGCTATCATCGACTCTTTCAAAAACTTGCGCGATGGCGAGGAAATGAAGCCTTTGCAAGATGCCGCTCGTTGTCGTTCTGAATCAGATTGGCTCATCGGTATCAACGGCACGCGTGCCATCACCGGCCGTATGTTTGGTCAGCGTAGTCGCCAAATGGCCACCGTCGGGCGTGTCCAGACTCCTACGCTTACGCTTGTCTATGAACGCGAAAAGCTCATCAAAAATTTTATCCCTACCGCTTTCTGGCGCCTAAGGGGCGACTTTTCTTTATCTGAGGGGGATTACGTGGGCTATTTCGTAAAACCAAATTTTAAAAAGGGTGACAACGAACACGACCGCGCAGACCGTATCTGGGAAAAACCGGAAGCAGAAAGAATTCTCACCGCCGCCCAATCTTTTGAAAAGGGTCTTGTCACAGACACCAAAAAGCGTACCCGCCAAAATGCCCCTTTATTATATGATCTAACTTCCCTTCAGCGTGACGCTAACACCCGCTTCAGCTTCCCTGCAGGTAAAACACTCAAGGTCGCCCAATCCCTTTACGAAAAACATAAGCTCATCACTTATCCTAGAACAGATGCTAAAGCACTTCCCGAGGATTATCCAGAAACATGCGCCGGCGTGCTTAAAAACCTCCAGGGTGGTTATCAGGAGCTCGCTAACCGTGTTCTTAAAAACAACTGGGTTATCCCAAGCAATAAGCGTGTCTTTGATAATAAAAAAATTAGTGATCACTTTGCAATCATCCCAACGGATATCGTTCCTAATAATCTCTCTATTGATGAGGAAAAAATTTACGATTTAATTGTACGTCGTTTCATCGCCATCTTCTACCCAGCAGCTGAATTCGATGTCACAACGCGTATCACCACACTGGGTGAATATGATTTTAAAACAGAGGGCAAGGTCCTCGTCATCCCGGGTTGGATGGAGGTCCATGGCAGAGCTTCCTTACAACAGGATAACCTACCGCCCTTTTCAGAGAAGGATGGTAGCCCGGCTCAAGCAGATGTAAATGAAGTTGCTCTCGAAGAGGAGGCCACCACACCTCCCCCCAGATACTCCGAAGCCACTCTCCTCTCCGCCATGGAGGGCGCCGGTAAATTCGTCGAGGATGAAGAGCTCGCCGATGCCATGAAGGAAAAGGGTCTGGGTACACCGGCCACGCGCGCCCAAATTATTGAGCATTTAATAAGAGAACACTACTTAGAGCGTGACCAACGTGAGCTCATCCCAACCGTCAAAGCCGAAAGTCTCATCGAGTTCCTCAAACACGCCGATATCGCCCAATTAACCAGTCCTACTATGACGGGTGAATGGGAATTCCGCCTCCACCAAATCGAGCATGGTAAACTTTCTCGCAAGGATTTTATGGATGGTATCACCGAAATGACGGAAAAGATCGTCCAAAATACCAAGCAATTTGAGGAAACTAAGCTCGCAGAGGAATCAGATCTCATTTCTCCTTCAGATAACCTCCCTATGATGGAGTCTCTTCGTGCCTACCGCTCCCAAGACGAAAAGGTTACTATTTATAAGATCATGGGTAACCGTAAGCTCAGTAAGGATGAAATTCGCACGCTCTTTAAGGATCGTGTCCTGGGTCCTCTCGATGACTTTAAATCCAAAGCGGGTAAACCTTTCTCCGCCATGCTCAAAATGGATGATGAATACAAGGTAAAATTCGACTTCGGTTCCAGTGGTGATGATTCTTCTTCAGGTGTACCGGAAAATATCGAGCAATACCCGGTTGTCGGCCAATGTCCCAAGGCTAAACTCGGTCTCTGCACGCATAAAGATGGCAAAATTTACGAAACTCCCACAGCCTACATCTGCGAGAATCATAACAAGGAGGGCACCAATTGCTCTTTCCGCGTAAGTCGTACACTGCTCAGCCGCGCCATCCCCACCGATCAATTCCAAAAGTTGCTCACGGAAAAGAAGACAGATTTAATCGACAAATTCCGTTCAAAGAAAACCAACCGCTATTTCTCCGCTCATCTCATCTTAAAGGATGACGGTACCATCGGCTTCGAATTTGCTCCCAAAGAGCCCAAAGCTGCAAAGAAAACGGCCACCAAAAAGGTTGCCAAGAAAAAAACAGCCACCAAGAAAAAGGTAACGAAATCAGAAACAGAAGACGAAGCAGAAGAAGAATAA
- a CDS encoding twitching motility protein, producing the protein MSTQLATLEMFRNLLQLAVENGASDIHIKSGKPAYLRLNGHLEPIEMDPLTQDEIINFIEATVPAQVISGWLKDGQVDYCYSLDDIGLGRFRINGFNQRGTPSIVIRHVKDSPPSFEDLQHDAASLKKLCNFKDGILLICGPTGCGKSSTLAAMLNYINHTYDKHIVTLEDPIEYNYTDDLCIFSQREVGIDAASFELGLKAVLRQDPDIILIGEMRDQETFKTALRAAETGHFVLGTLHSSNVRQAIQRLFEFFEGEEQHHMRRQIASTLRAIVAQSLIPCQKKGVGRVPAVEMLVVDAVSADIIEKGDYFKIPQLLESYTETGSKSFNMDLQRLIENGLISKQDALTFSPNPKALEMNLKGIYLSKGGIVK; encoded by the coding sequence ATGTCGACCCAACTGGCAACCCTGGAGATGTTTAGAAATCTCCTTCAATTAGCGGTAGAAAATGGCGCTAGCGATATACATATTAAATCCGGAAAGCCGGCCTATTTAAGACTTAACGGGCATCTGGAGCCGATAGAGATGGATCCCTTGACGCAAGATGAGATTATTAATTTTATTGAAGCAACGGTACCGGCCCAAGTGATATCCGGCTGGCTGAAAGACGGGCAAGTGGATTACTGTTATAGTTTGGACGATATTGGGCTAGGACGTTTTCGGATAAACGGATTTAACCAGAGAGGGACGCCGAGTATTGTGATACGGCACGTGAAAGACTCGCCACCCAGCTTTGAAGATCTGCAGCATGACGCGGCCTCTTTAAAAAAGTTGTGTAACTTTAAAGACGGTATATTGCTGATATGTGGCCCTACCGGTTGCGGTAAGAGCTCTACGCTGGCAGCTATGCTGAATTATATAAACCACACGTATGACAAACATATAGTAACCCTGGAGGATCCGATTGAGTATAATTATACAGACGATCTGTGTATCTTTAGCCAGCGGGAAGTGGGGATAGACGCGGCATCCTTTGAACTAGGCTTAAAAGCTGTTTTACGACAAGACCCCGATATTATATTGATTGGGGAGATGCGAGATCAGGAGACATTTAAGACGGCCCTTAGGGCTGCGGAGACGGGACACTTTGTGTTAGGTACCCTACACTCCTCTAATGTGAGGCAGGCGATACAGAGGCTGTTTGAATTTTTTGAAGGAGAAGAGCAACACCATATGAGGCGACAGATAGCCTCGACCCTGCGCGCGATTGTGGCGCAGTCGCTGATACCCTGCCAAAAGAAAGGAGTTGGCCGTGTGCCCGCCGTGGAAATGTTGGTGGTGGACGCGGTGTCTGCTGATATTATTGAAAAAGGAGATTACTTTAAAATACCCCAGCTATTGGAATCCTATACGGAGACGGGCTCGAAGTCCTTTAACATGGATTTGCAACGCTTGATTGAAAACGGGCTGATCTCAAAGCAAGACGCGTTAACGTTCTCACCCAACCCGAAAGCGCTCGAGATGAATCTGAAAGGCATTTACCTCAGCAAAGGCGGGATAGTAAAGTAA
- a CDS encoding 50S ribosomal protein L28 — MADANKNTRKQCIVTGKKAHRGGKINRKGQSKKSGGIGTHVTKHVARTFKPNLQRKRIKLENGSIINAWVSAKALKAGLVELA; from the coding sequence ATGGCAGACGCTAATAAGAATACAAGAAAACAGTGTATCGTTACCGGAAAAAAAGCTCACAGAGGTGGCAAAATAAACCGTAAGGGACAATCTAAGAAAAGTGGCGGTATTGGTACGCACGTGACCAAGCATGTTGCTCGCACGTTTAAACCAAATTTGCAGCGTAAGCGCATCAAGCTAGAGAACGGTAGCATTATCAATGCTTGGGTTTCTGCAAAGGCATTGAAGGCTGGTTTAGTTGAATTAGCATAG
- a CDS encoding 4-hydroxy-tetrahydrodipicolinate synthase, translated as MKKTTSFYGAHTALITPMSEGKISWPCLEALIERQINEGIDGLIALGTTGETPTLTPEERRCIMDLVIKNAKGHVPVIVGTGSNNTADAVIKAKEAEAAGADALLIVAPYYNKPTQEGLFLHVSEIANATETPIILYSIPSRCGIEYGVDTMLRLREKFPHVIGVKEAGGSCDRVSEIKIRLDNDFLILSGDDSLTLPFMSVGAKGVISVASNHLPGKVSQMVDYALQNDFQSARKLHQQYYEFFKNIFIETNPAPIKYAMHKAGLIASPEVRLPLCQLSQLNAATLDTTMDTMELMSIA; from the coding sequence ATGAAAAAGACAACATCATTTTATGGGGCTCACACCGCCCTCATCACTCCTATGTCCGAGGGTAAAATCTCCTGGCCTTGCTTGGAAGCGTTAATTGAAAGGCAAATCAATGAGGGCATAGATGGTCTCATCGCCTTAGGCACAACAGGGGAAACTCCTACGCTCACTCCGGAGGAGCGCCGCTGTATTATGGATTTGGTTATTAAAAACGCAAAGGGGCACGTCCCGGTCATCGTAGGCACGGGCTCCAATAACACCGCAGATGCCGTCATCAAGGCCAAGGAAGCCGAAGCAGCCGGCGCGGATGCTCTCCTCATCGTGGCTCCTTACTACAACAAGCCCACCCAAGAGGGGCTATTTCTGCACGTCAGCGAAATCGCCAATGCCACGGAGACGCCTATTATCCTATACTCTATCCCTTCTCGTTGCGGTATCGAGTACGGCGTCGATACCATGCTGCGGCTTCGTGAAAAATTCCCCCATGTCATCGGTGTAAAGGAAGCGGGTGGCTCTTGCGATCGTGTATCCGAAATCAAAATACGTCTGGACAATGACTTCCTTATCCTCAGTGGAGACGATTCCCTCACCTTGCCTTTCATGAGCGTAGGCGCCAAGGGTGTCATCAGCGTTGCCTCAAACCACCTGCCGGGAAAGGTTTCTCAAATGGTTGACTACGCCCTCCAAAACGACTTTCAATCTGCAAGAAAACTCCACCAACAATACTACGAGTTTTTCAAAAACATCTTCATCGAAACAAACCCAGCTCCCATCAAGTACGCCATGCACAAAGCCGGCCTCATCGCCTCTCCCGAAGTCCGTCTCCCGCTCTGCCAACTAAGCCAACTAAACGCCGCAACACTAGACACCACAATGGACACCATGGAGCTCATGTCTATTGCTTAA
- a CDS encoding crossover junction endodeoxyribonuclease RuvC, which yields MARKSSRVLWAEKLAGKSDGKRSSDECCAYMTNKVPYTGLVLGIDPSLRGMGLALVEFDRGKGICVETKTLKLAQKLSMADCLGEISRNVTLFLEKGDVRHVALEQTIYVQNFQTAQILGAARGAAIAAAAVRRLPVFEYMPLRVKQAVVGYGRASKEQVAKMVCQHLSFECPLPPDEADAASVAICHAFTYVDEGV from the coding sequence ATGGCACGGAAATCGAGCAGGGTATTGTGGGCGGAGAAGTTGGCTGGAAAGTCTGATGGGAAGAGGTCTTCAGATGAATGTTGCGCTTATATGACTAATAAAGTGCCGTATACAGGTTTAGTGCTCGGGATAGACCCGAGTTTAAGAGGGATGGGGCTTGCCTTGGTTGAGTTTGATAGAGGTAAAGGGATATGTGTCGAGACAAAGACACTGAAGCTAGCACAGAAGCTAAGTATGGCGGATTGCTTGGGCGAGATTTCGCGTAACGTGACACTATTCTTGGAGAAAGGAGATGTGCGGCATGTGGCGCTTGAGCAGACCATTTATGTGCAGAATTTCCAGACGGCACAAATCCTTGGGGCGGCTAGAGGAGCTGCTATTGCGGCGGCAGCAGTACGCAGATTGCCTGTATTCGAGTATATGCCATTGCGAGTGAAGCAAGCCGTTGTTGGGTATGGGCGGGCGAGCAAAGAGCAAGTGGCTAAAATGGTTTGCCAGCACTTGAGTTTTGAGTGCCCATTACCGCCGGATGAGGCGGATGCGGCCAGTGTGGCCATTTGCCACGCATTTACGTATGTGGATGAGGGCGTTTGA